A stretch of DNA from Catenulispora acidiphila DSM 44928:
TCCAGGTGGTTGGTGGGCTCGTCGAGCAGCAGCAGGTCCGGCGCCTCCAGCAGCAGCCGGCACAGCGCCACCCGCCGCTTCTCGCCACCGGAGAGCACCTTGACGTCGGCGTCCCCGGGCGGGCAGCGCAGAGCGTCCATCGCCTGCTCGATCTGGGAGTCCAGCTCCCAGGCATTGCGGTGGTCCAGCTCGTCCTGCAGCTTGCCCATCTCCGCGAGCAGCTCGTCGGAGTAGTCGGTGGCCATCTGCTCGGCGATCTCGTTGAACCGCTTGAGCAGGTCCAGGGTCTCCTTGACGGCCTCCTGGACGTTCTCCAGCACGTTCTTCGACTCGTCCAGCGGAGGCTCCTGCAGCAGGATGCCGACGGAGGCGCCAGGGGCGAGGTTGGCGTCACCGTTCGACGCCGTCTCCAGCCCAGCCATGATCTTCAGCACGGTCGACTTACCCGCACCGTTCGGACCGACGACGCCGATCTTCGCCCCCGGCAGGAACGACAAGGTCACGTCGTCGAGGATGACCTTGTCGCCGTGGGCCTTGCGCGCCTTGCGCAGGGTGTAAATGTACTCCGCCATAACCTAGAGCTTAGTTGCCGCGGGTTAATGGTTTTGACGCCGTCACTCGGAAGGCGGGGATGTGACGGGGGTCACGGCGGCCGCTTCGCGTTCTCAGCACTCTGATTCTGCCGCCTCCGCACCGCGCACACTGGACCCACCCCGCCGCTTCAGCAGGCCAGCGGCCCACCGAGCGTGTCGCCACCCGGCCGCGAACGCGTCACACCCGCGGGATCAACGCACGCGCCGCCCTGCGCACCGGTGGCGCGCGCGTAGACGGCGACGAAATCGCGAGCGGAATGACTGAAGTACCGCTCGGCGGAGCGCGGGTAGTCACCCCACTTGAAGGGACGCGGATCACCGGGGTTGCCCGAGGAGTCATACGCCATGAAGGACGGCCAGCTGATGTTGATGTCGAGCTCCATCGCCCGCACGGCGCCGGCCCGCTGCAGCGCCGTGGCCAGCGAACGCGGCGACATCGTCGGCCCGAGGGCGAAGACCACATCGCCATCAGCAGTCACCCCGACACCCGAGCGCCGCACATAGGTGGCACCGCCATCGGTAACACCCCAGGTGAACAGCGAGTCGATGTCCCCAGCGATCCGCCCGCCGTCTACCATCAGCTGCCGCTGCTGCCGCACCCCGACGACGTCCGACCCGAGCGTCACATCACGACCCCACACACCAACCGTGAACGACCCATCCCGCCGAAACACCTCAGCCGCAACACCGGGAACGAGCGGACCATGCTGCTTCCCGTCGAGGTAGAAGCCGCCACCGGAGTCACCCATAAGGAAGCCGCCATTC
This window harbors:
- a CDS encoding phosphodiester glycosidase family protein gives rise to the protein MAAAVAGGVCAYSSPESAPTQALASSTAHRAAVKPAVAPTSPRRTYPLQAPLVVAAARAFPNEGQWRALATDSRGEPVVQGTFLHAAGTSAPVAIAWIKQSAARFELHPGYAQPGGSWSQPDMLPRDRRGGLVATWNGGFLMGDSGGGFYLDGKQHGPLVPGVAAEVFRRDGSFTVGVWGRDVTLGSDVVGVRQQRQLMVDGGRIAGDIDSLFTWGVTDGGATYVRRSGVGVTADGDVVFALGPTMSPRSLATALQRAGAVRAMELDINISWPSFMAYDSSGNPGDPRPFKWGDYPRSAERYFSHSARDFVAVYARATGAQGGACVDPAGVTRSRPGGDTLGGPLAC